The sequence TTCGACGCAGATGGCTGGCCGTGGTACCGACATCCGGCTCGGCGGCTCCGATGAGGCAGACCACGACGAAGTCGCCGAACTGGGCGGCCTGCACGTCATCGGCACCGGCCGGCACAGCACCGACCGGCTCGACAACCAGCTGCGCGGTCGCGCCGGCCGCCAGGGCGACCCCGGTTCGTCGGTGTTCTTCTCCAGCTGGGAGGACGACGTCGTTAGGGCGCACCTCGAGGCGGAGAAGCTCAACAAACTGCCGACCGAGACCGACGAGGACGGCCTCATCGTCAACAAGAAGGCCGCCGGCTTCCTCGACCATGCGCAGCGCGTGGCCGAGGGCAGGCTGCTCGCCGTGCACGCCAACACGTGGCAGTTCAACGAACTCATCGCACAGCAACGCGCAATCCTGGTCGAGCGGCGAAACACCTTGTTACGCACCCCGACTGCCCGCGAGGAGCTGGAGAAGAAGTCGCCGGACCGCTACCGGGAACTTGCCGAGGACCTGACCGAGGAGCGGCTGGAGACGATCTGCCGGCAGATCATGCTCTACCACCTCGACCGTGGCTGGGCCGATCATCTGGCCTACCTCGCCGATATCCGCGAAAGCATCCACCTGCGCGCGCTGGGACATCAGAAGCCGATCGACGAGTTCCACCGGATGGCCGTCGACGCCTTCGCCTCGCTTGCCGCCGACGCCATCGAAGCCGCCCAGCAGACCTTCGAGACCGCGAACGTCCTCGGGGAGGAGCAGGGCCTCGACCTGTCGAAGCTGGCCCGCCCGACGTCGACGTGGACGTACATGGTGCACGACAATCCGCTGGCAGAAGACTCGATGTCGGCACTCAGCCTGCCGGGGATATTCCGCTAGGTTTAACGCCATGAACCGCGCAGCGGGGGATGTGCGCGATCGCGTGGTCACGGTGCCCAACGCGCTGTCGGTGCTGCGCCTTGTCCTGGTGCCCGTCTTCCTCTACCTGTTGTTGGTCGCCCACGCCAACGGCTGGGCCGTTGCCGTGCTGATGTTCAGCGGCTTCTCCGATTGGGCCGACGGCAAGATCGCGCGATTGGTCGACAACCAGTCGTCTCGGTTGGGTGAACTCCTCGATCCGGCGGTCGACCGGATCTACATGCTCACGGTGCCGCTCGCCTTCGGCGTCGCCGGGATCGTGCCCTGGTGGGTCGTCATCACGTTGATCGGTCGCGACGCACTCCTTGCGGCCACCCTTCCGCTGCTGCGCACCCGCGGGCTGACAGCGTTGCCCGTCACCTACATCGGCAAGGGCGCGACGTTCGCGCTCATGTCGGGCTTCCCACTGATCCTGCTCGGGCAGTGGGATGCCTTGTGGAGCCGCGTGATCCTGGCGTGGGGCTGGGCGTTCGTGATCTGGGGTCTGGCGCTTTACCTGTGGTCGGCCGTCCTGTACCTGATTCAGGTCGGGATGGTGATGCGCACGATGCCGAAGGCGCACTCCCGTGGATGACCCCGAAGCCGCACGGCCGGCGACAACGGATCGAGGTCGCGCACTGGGCGGCTACGACCCCGATGCCGGGCGCAGTCAGCACCAGGCGAACGCACCGACGCTGATCCCGGTGCCGTCGCTGCTGCGATCGCTGTTATCCGATCACCTCGACCCCGGCTACGCCGCGGCGGCCGCCGCGCGCGACGGTGGCAGATCACGCAGTCGGCTGGCCACCGCGAGCTGGCAGGTGCTCGCGGCCCTGGCCATCGCGACGGTGTTCGCGTTCGCCGTCGGGCAGGCCCAGGCCACCGCGCCCGGTGTGCGCGAATCCCAGCAGGTGCTCTCGGCCAGCGTGCTGTCCGCGGAGGAAAGGGCGAACGCCGCCACCGCCCGCCGCGATGCGCTGGCGCGAGAGCTCGACACCGAACGACGCAGCCGACTCGAAGGTGACGCGCTCGGCAGACAACTGCTCGGCGGCCTCGACGTCGCCAACTTCTCCGCCGCGGCCACCGCCGTGACCGGCCCCGGGCTGACGGTGACGGTCACCGACCCAGGAGTGACGAAGGACCTCAGCGATGTGTCGAAGGAACGCGTCGAGGGCAGCAGGCAGGTGATCCTCGATCGCGACCTGCAGCTGGTGGTGAATTCGCTGTGGGCCAGCGACGCCGAAGCGGTCTCGGTGGGGGGCGTGCGTATCGGACCCAACGTGACCATCCGACAGGCGGGCGGCGGCATCCTCGTAGACAACCAACCGATCGCCAGCCCCTACGAGATCCTGGCGATCGGTCCACCGCACGCCATGGCCGATGCATTCGACCGCAGCCCCGGTCTGCACCGGCTTCGGCTGTTGGAGGCCAGTTATGGCGTCGTGGTCACCGTCAGCGCCACCGACTCCGTGACCGTGCCCGCGGGCTCTGTGCGAGACGTCAACTTCGGCAAGGAAATCGGAGACAGATGATCGGAATCGCCGCTCTTGTCATCGGAATCGTGCTCGGCCTGGTCTTCCATCCCAGCGTGCCCGAATTAGTGGAGCCGTATCTGCCGATCGCGGTGGTCGCCGCACTGGATGCGGTGTTCGGCGGCCTCCGGGCTTATCTGGAGCGGATATTCGACTCGAAGGTCTTCGTGGTGTCGTTCGTGTTCAACGTCCTTGTGGCCGCCCTGATCGTCTACGTCGGTGATCAACTCGGCGTCGGTACCCAGCTGTCGACCGCGATCATCGTCGTCCTCGGTATCCGGATATTCGGCAACGCCGCGGCGCTGCGCCGCAGGCTCTTCGGCGCCTGACCCATGAGCGACACCCACGACACCACGGGAGCCCACGAGGCCGGCTCGGGGGGGCGCCACGAGCTGCCTCCCGACGAACCCGCGCAGCGGATCGGCGGCTTGGCGGGTGTTGGCGCGATGCTTCGGCGGGGACGGTCGCAGCTGGTGTTCGGGGCGCTCGGCGCACTGCTGTGCGTGCTGCTCGGCGTGGCCATCGTCACGCAGGTCCGGCAGAACGTTTCGGGCGACTCGCTGGAGACGGCGCGACCCGCCGATCTGCTGGTGCTGCTGGACTCCCTTCAGCAGCGGGAGGCCGCGTTGAACACCGAGGTCACCGACATGCAGCGAACGCTGGCGTCTCTTGAGGCGTCGGGAAGCAGCGACCAGGCGGCGATCGAGAACGCCCGGGCCCGGCTCGCCGCGCTCTCGATCCTGATCGGCACGGTGTCCGCGACAGGACCCGGCGTGACGCTGACCATCGCCGATGCCGCAGCGGGGGTGGCGCCGGAGACCATGCTCGACGTGATCAACGAGCTTCGCAACGCAGGCGCCGAGGCGATCGAGGTGCAGGGCGGCGCCGGCGATCCCAAGGTCTCGGTGCGGGTCGGCGTCGACACCTGGGTCGTCGGGGCGCCCGGTGCGCTAAAGATCGACGGCCAGACCCTCAATCCGCCGTATACCGTTGTCGCGATTGGCGATCCGCCGACGCTGGCCGCGGCGATGAACATCCCCGGCGGCGCGATGGACAGTGTTGAGCGCGTCGGCGGCACGATGGTGGTACAACAATCCGACCGGGTCGACATCACCGCCTTGCGGCAACCGAAAGCCCGCCAATACGCTCAGCCCGTGAAGTGAGCCCCAGATGCGAAGAGGAGCACCGTGAGCGAAATTCCGCCCGACCTGAACTACACCGCGGAGCATGAGTGGGTGCAGCGCGTCGGAGATGACACGGTGAAGGTCGGCATCACCGACTTCGCCCAGTCGTCGCTGGGCGACGTGGTGTTCGTCCAACTGCCCGACGTCGGCAGCGATGTCACGGCGGGGGAGTCGTTCGGCGAGGTGGAGTCGACGAAGTCGGTGTCCGACCTCTACTCCCCGGTCACCGCGAAAGTGGTTGCGGTCAACGGTGATCTGGAGGGCAACCCGCAGCTGGTCAACTCCGATCCCTACGGCGGGGGCTGGCTGGTCGAGCTGCAGGCAGACGCCGACGCGCTGGGCAGCGAGCTAGACGGGCTGCTGACCGCGGACGCCTACCAGGCTCTGGTGACCGAGTGAGATGTTGTTAGGGTGCCAGCGATCGGTTCCACCGTCTGACCCGGCGGTCTTCACGTTGATCCGGCGGGGGTGGACCCAACGGCGACCGCAGCGCGGTACGGTCGACGCAAGACGAAAGACGGCTGGAGAGGGGACCCACAGCGGGCCCGGCCAGATATCGCCACAGCAGCCAGTGAGGAGCAGCGGGTGACGGACAAGGATCAGAGCTCTGGGCCAGGCCAGACGTCTGACGATCTCACCGTTGAGACGACATCGGTGTTCCGCGCCGACTTCCTCAACGAGTTGGACGCGCCGCCGGCGGCAGGAGCCGAGGGGGCGGTCTCGGGCGTAGAGGGTCTGCCGGTCGGATCGGCACTTCTCGTCGTCAAGCGGGGGCCCAACGCGGGCTCGCGCTTTCTGCTGGATCAGCCCACCACATCGGCGGGGCGACATCCGGACAGCGACATCTTCCTCGACGACGTGACCGTGAGCCGTCGCCACGCAGAGTTCCGGCTGGAGAACGCGGAATTCCAGGTCGTCGACGTGGGCAGCCTCAACGGCACCTACGTCAACAGAGAACCGGTCGACTCGGCCGTGCTCGCCAACGGCGACGAAGTGCAGATCGGCAAGTTCCGCCTGGTCTTCCTGACTGGCCCCAAAACGGATGACAGCGGCCCGGGCACCTAAGTGACCGCCCCCGACACGCCCGCGCTAGCCGGGATGTCGATCGGAGCGGTGCTCGACTCGCTGCGACGAGACTTCCCGGACGTGACCATCTCCAAGATCCGTTTCCTGGAGGCCGAGGGACTGGTCACGCCGCAGCGGTCGGCGTCGGGATATCGGCGGTTCACCGCCTACGACTGTGCTCGGCTGCGATTCATCCTGACCGCGCAGCGCGACCAGTATCTGCCCCTGAAAGTGATCAAGGCGCAACTCGACGCCCAGCCCGATGGCGAGCTACCGCAGACCGGATCCGCTTACGGCGTACCGCGTTTGGTGCCGGTGTCGGGCGAGCCGGCCCAGAGCGACGCCGCCGTCGCGCCCACC is a genomic window of Mycobacterium sp. ITM-2016-00318 containing:
- a CDS encoding CDP-alcohol phosphatidyltransferase family protein, with the translated sequence MNRAAGDVRDRVVTVPNALSVLRLVLVPVFLYLLLVAHANGWAVAVLMFSGFSDWADGKIARLVDNQSSRLGELLDPAVDRIYMLTVPLAFGVAGIVPWWVVITLIGRDALLAATLPLLRTRGLTALPVTYIGKGATFALMSGFPLILLGQWDALWSRVILAWGWAFVIWGLALYLWSAVLYLIQVGMVMRTMPKAHSRG
- a CDS encoding DUF881 domain-containing protein; translation: MDDPEAARPATTDRGRALGGYDPDAGRSQHQANAPTLIPVPSLLRSLLSDHLDPGYAAAAAARDGGRSRSRLATASWQVLAALAIATVFAFAVGQAQATAPGVRESQQVLSASVLSAEERANAATARRDALARELDTERRSRLEGDALGRQLLGGLDVANFSAAATAVTGPGLTVTVTDPGVTKDLSDVSKERVEGSRQVILDRDLQLVVNSLWASDAEAVSVGGVRIGPNVTIRQAGGGILVDNQPIASPYEILAIGPPHAMADAFDRSPGLHRLRLLEASYGVVVTVSATDSVTVPAGSVRDVNFGKEIGDR
- a CDS encoding small basic family protein; the encoded protein is MIGIAALVIGIVLGLVFHPSVPELVEPYLPIAVVAALDAVFGGLRAYLERIFDSKVFVVSFVFNVLVAALIVYVGDQLGVGTQLSTAIIVVLGIRIFGNAAALRRRLFGA
- a CDS encoding DUF881 domain-containing protein, with the translated sequence MSDTHDTTGAHEAGSGGRHELPPDEPAQRIGGLAGVGAMLRRGRSQLVFGALGALLCVLLGVAIVTQVRQNVSGDSLETARPADLLVLLDSLQQREAALNTEVTDMQRTLASLEASGSSDQAAIENARARLAALSILIGTVSATGPGVTLTIADAAAGVAPETMLDVINELRNAGAEAIEVQGGAGDPKVSVRVGVDTWVVGAPGALKIDGQTLNPPYTVVAIGDPPTLAAAMNIPGGAMDSVERVGGTMVVQQSDRVDITALRQPKARQYAQPVK
- the gcvH gene encoding glycine cleavage system protein GcvH; amino-acid sequence: MSEIPPDLNYTAEHEWVQRVGDDTVKVGITDFAQSSLGDVVFVQLPDVGSDVTAGESFGEVESTKSVSDLYSPVTAKVVAVNGDLEGNPQLVNSDPYGGGWLVELQADADALGSELDGLLTADAYQALVTE
- the garA gene encoding glycogen accumulation regulator GarA, producing the protein MTDKDQSSGPGQTSDDLTVETTSVFRADFLNELDAPPAAGAEGAVSGVEGLPVGSALLVVKRGPNAGSRFLLDQPTTSAGRHPDSDIFLDDVTVSRRHAEFRLENAEFQVVDVGSLNGTYVNREPVDSAVLANGDEVQIGKFRLVFLTGPKTDDSGPGT